One Streptomyces mobaraensis NBRC 13819 = DSM 40847 DNA segment encodes these proteins:
- a CDS encoding 2Fe-2S iron-sulfur cluster-binding protein — MTAPTSSVITLHVNGEPHTLTVDHRTTLLDALRERLDLTGTKKGCDHGQCGACTVLLDGRRAVACLQLAVAAEGRAVTTIEGVADGERLHPVQQAFLELDGYQCGYCTPGQICSALAVLDEHAAGWPSAATDDVRPEAGPPALTDAEIRERMSGNLCRCGAYPTIVRAVARAAEERAERSGAVVA, encoded by the coding sequence ATGACCGCACCGACGTCCAGCGTCATCACCCTGCACGTCAACGGAGAACCCCACACCCTCACCGTCGACCACCGCACCACCCTGCTCGACGCGCTGCGCGAGCGCCTCGACCTCACCGGTACCAAGAAGGGCTGCGACCACGGCCAGTGCGGCGCCTGCACCGTGCTGCTCGACGGCCGCCGCGCCGTGGCCTGCCTCCAGCTCGCCGTCGCCGCCGAGGGCCGCGCCGTCACCACGATCGAGGGCGTCGCCGACGGCGAGCGGCTGCACCCCGTCCAGCAGGCGTTCCTCGAACTCGACGGCTACCAGTGCGGATACTGCACCCCCGGGCAGATCTGCTCGGCCCTCGCCGTCCTCGACGAGCACGCGGCCGGCTGGCCCAGCGCCGCCACCGACGACGTCCGCCCCGAGGCCGGTCCGCCCGCCCTCACCGACGCCGAGATCCGGGAGCGGATGAGCGGCAACCTGTGCCGCTGCGGCGCCTATCCGACGATCGTCCGCGCCGTCGCACGGGCCGCGGAAGAACGCGCCGAGCGGTCCGGGGCGGTGGTCGCGTGA
- a CDS encoding TetR/AcrR family transcriptional regulator — MRTTVPQQDGGPPPRRSDARRNRERILAAALAELTHSPAVALSTIARKAGVGQGTLYRNFPDREALILEVYRFEVQQVHDAARHLLATRPPDRALREWLDRLARYAAAKAGLADAMREATRAPATPARWGHAPITEAVELLLEANEKAGTIRPGVTPDDFLLAIAGLWHIGPRADAGERARRLFDLVTDGLRAGAPGAPAEEPRPSRPVTPPERRRSSGEPGRRRP, encoded by the coding sequence GTGCGGACGACGGTGCCACAGCAGGACGGCGGGCCCCCGCCCCGCCGCTCGGACGCCCGGCGCAACCGCGAGCGCATCCTGGCCGCGGCCCTGGCCGAGTTGACGCACTCCCCCGCCGTCGCGCTGAGCACGATCGCCCGGAAGGCGGGCGTCGGCCAGGGCACGCTCTACCGCAACTTCCCCGACCGGGAGGCGCTCATCCTGGAGGTCTACCGCTTCGAGGTGCAGCAGGTCCACGACGCCGCGCGGCACCTCCTCGCGACCCGGCCGCCCGACCGGGCCCTGCGCGAGTGGCTGGACCGGCTGGCCCGGTACGCGGCGGCGAAGGCGGGCCTGGCCGACGCGATGCGCGAGGCCACCCGCGCCCCCGCCACCCCGGCCCGCTGGGGCCACGCCCCGATCACCGAGGCCGTCGAACTCCTCCTGGAGGCCAACGAGAAGGCCGGTACCATCCGCCCGGGGGTGACCCCCGACGACTTCCTCCTCGCCATCGCCGGCCTCTGGCACATCGGCCCCCGCGCCGACGCCGGGGAACGCGCCCGGCGCCTCTTCGACCTCGTCACGGACGGCCTGCGCGCGGGCGCGCCCGGGGCGCCCGCCGAGGAGCCCCGGCCGTCCCGACCGGTCACCCCGCCGGAGCGGCGGCGGTCTTCCGGCGAGCCCGGTAGGCGGCGGCCTTGA
- a CDS encoding CGNR zinc finger domain-containing protein, with product MNLDHVFVCGNPALDFAATLRARRTARFEMFATPDRLDAWYVESGLVDTVAPARRADVERATAVREAVYRLVTDRRLGGGCADFDDEALAVVNDAAASAPAAPRLTHSGRWTAATQREALAAVARHAVELLAGADVPLLKECGNPECTRVYIDRSRGRRRQWCGMESCGNKIKAAAYRARRKTAAAPAG from the coding sequence GTGAACCTGGACCACGTCTTCGTGTGCGGCAACCCGGCCCTGGACTTCGCGGCCACGCTCCGGGCGCGCCGCACGGCGCGGTTCGAGATGTTCGCGACGCCGGACCGCCTGGACGCCTGGTACGTGGAGTCCGGCCTCGTCGACACCGTCGCGCCCGCCCGGCGGGCCGACGTCGAGCGGGCGACGGCCGTCCGGGAGGCCGTCTACCGGCTGGTCACCGACCGGCGCCTCGGCGGTGGGTGCGCGGACTTCGACGACGAGGCGCTCGCCGTGGTCAACGACGCGGCGGCGAGCGCGCCCGCCGCGCCGCGGCTCACCCACTCCGGCCGCTGGACGGCGGCGACGCAGCGCGAGGCGCTGGCGGCCGTCGCCCGGCACGCGGTGGAGCTGCTGGCCGGCGCGGACGTGCCCCTGCTCAAGGAGTGCGGCAACCCCGAGTGCACCCGCGTCTACATCGACCGCTCGCGCGGCCGGCGCCGGCAGTGGTGCGGCATGGAGTCCTGCGGCAACAAGATCAAGGCCGCCGCCTACCGGGCTCGCCGGAAGACCGCCGCCGCTCCGGCGGGGTGA
- a CDS encoding FAD binding domain-containing protein, whose product MREFRYHRAADTADALALLAADPEARPLGGGTNLVDLMKTGVERPALLVDLRDLPLDTIGATTDGGLRVGATVTNSDLAAHPEVRRRYPALTQAVLAGASGQLRNMATVGGNLLQRTRCGYFTGGAAGATACNKRTPGSGCAALTGDHRNHAVLGASAHCVAVHPSDMAVALAAFDAVVAYETADGPGELPLAAFYRPVGSTPHEETALPPGALVTGVVLPPAPPGPSRYRKVRDRASYAFAIGSLAAALDIRDGVVREARLAFGAVASHPWRARRAEQALTGAPADATAFAAAADAELAGARPLPHNGHKLPLLRHLTVRTLTELAEEAAGR is encoded by the coding sequence GTGAGGGAGTTCCGCTACCACCGCGCCGCCGACACGGCCGACGCGCTCGCCCTGCTCGCCGCCGACCCCGAGGCCCGGCCGCTGGGCGGCGGCACCAACCTCGTCGACCTCATGAAGACCGGCGTCGAGCGGCCCGCGCTCCTCGTCGACCTGCGCGACCTCCCCCTGGACACGATCGGGGCCACCACCGACGGGGGACTGCGCGTCGGCGCGACGGTCACCAACAGCGACCTCGCCGCCCACCCCGAAGTACGCCGCCGATACCCGGCGTTGACACAGGCCGTCCTCGCCGGCGCCTCGGGACAGCTGCGCAACATGGCGACGGTCGGCGGAAACCTGCTCCAGCGCACCCGCTGCGGCTACTTCACCGGCGGGGCCGCCGGGGCCACGGCGTGCAACAAGCGGACGCCGGGCAGCGGTTGCGCCGCCCTCACCGGCGACCACCGCAACCACGCCGTCCTCGGCGCCTCCGCGCACTGCGTCGCCGTCCACCCGTCCGACATGGCCGTCGCCCTGGCCGCCTTCGACGCGGTCGTCGCCTACGAGACCGCCGACGGGCCCGGCGAACTGCCCCTCGCCGCGTTCTACCGGCCGGTGGGCAGCACCCCGCACGAGGAGACCGCGCTGCCGCCCGGCGCACTGGTCACCGGCGTCGTCCTGCCGCCCGCGCCACCCGGCCCGTCCCGCTACCGCAAGGTGCGCGACCGCGCGTCCTACGCCTTCGCGATCGGCTCGCTCGCCGCCGCGCTCGACATCAGGGACGGCGTCGTCCGTGAGGCGCGGCTCGCCTTCGGCGCGGTCGCCTCCCACCCCTGGCGGGCCCGCCGGGCGGAACAGGCCCTGACCGGGGCCCCGGCCGACGCCACCGCGTTCGCCGCGGCGGCCGACGCCGAACTCGCCGGCGCCCGGCCCCTCCCGCACAACGGCCACAAACTGCCGCTGCTGCGCCACCTGACCGTCCGCACCCTGACCGAACTCGCCGAGGAGGCGGCCGGCCGATGA